One stretch of Muribaculum intestinale DNA includes these proteins:
- a CDS encoding protein-disulfide reductase DsbD family protein has protein sequence MKRSITILIVFLVFWATGSQAQIVDPVHWSTELKMTGDAQGEVVMTASIDAGWHMYSLDVDPDIGPQPLAIEWTALDGVELKGHPKADKTPHKKYDEMFGANLSWWTEGVTITQAFTATKSKFAIEGLIRYSACNNDNCIPPAKESFSMAGNAKIASAPAETPVDTVVTDTVAAAPVVASKAEISDADLWAPVDTTSSDDTTDYSTTSLWYIFIACFAGGFLALLTPCVWPMIPMTVSFFLKKGKNRARAVADAMTYGLSIIVIYVALGILVTAIWGPAKLNDLATSATCNIIFFILLIIFAISFFGAFDIKLPSKWANKMDATADKTTGLLSIFFMAFTLTLVSFSCTGPIIGTLLVEAASTGDKFGPAIGMAGFALALAIPFCLFALFPSWLQSAPKSGSWMNTVKVVLGFLELALSLKFLSVADLAYGWHILDRETFLALWIVIFGLLGAYLLGAFNFAHYGPADRSIGTVRFFLAVASLSFTVYLIPGLWGAPLKSASAFVPPLYTQDFNLYGESFTEYSDYDEGMAAAKKEGKPVLLDFSGYGCVNCRKMEGAVLDEPDVKAMIENNFVVIKLMVDEKRELPEPEYVEENGKQIRLDTYGERWSYLQRYKLQANAQPYYVILNDRGELLSGPYAYDESIPRFTRFLEKGIKAAE, from the coding sequence ATGAAGCGTAGTATTACTATTCTTATTGTATTTTTGGTGTTCTGGGCTACAGGGAGCCAGGCACAGATTGTAGATCCGGTACATTGGTCGACCGAGTTGAAAATGACAGGTGACGCACAGGGTGAAGTTGTCATGACTGCCTCTATCGATGCCGGATGGCATATGTATTCACTTGATGTAGACCCCGATATAGGGCCGCAGCCTCTTGCCATAGAATGGACCGCACTTGACGGAGTGGAACTGAAGGGACATCCGAAAGCCGACAAGACTCCTCACAAGAAATACGACGAGATGTTCGGCGCCAATCTCAGCTGGTGGACCGAAGGCGTCACAATTACACAGGCATTTACCGCCACGAAGAGCAAATTCGCCATCGAGGGGCTTATACGCTACTCGGCATGCAACAACGACAACTGCATCCCTCCGGCAAAAGAATCGTTCAGCATGGCCGGTAATGCCAAAATAGCGTCAGCACCCGCTGAGACTCCGGTCGACACTGTCGTGACCGACACAGTCGCCGCCGCTCCTGTTGTCGCTTCCAAGGCAGAGATTTCCGATGCCGACCTGTGGGCACCTGTCGACACAACCTCGTCCGACGATACCACCGATTACTCCACCACATCTCTGTGGTACATATTCATAGCATGTTTTGCGGGCGGATTCCTTGCTCTGCTCACCCCCTGCGTGTGGCCGATGATACCGATGACCGTAAGTTTCTTCCTTAAGAAAGGGAAGAACCGCGCACGCGCAGTAGCCGACGCCATGACCTACGGCCTGTCGATAATAGTCATATACGTGGCTCTCGGCATACTGGTGACTGCAATATGGGGCCCGGCAAAACTCAACGACCTGGCCACAAGCGCCACCTGCAACATAATATTCTTCATCCTCCTCATAATATTCGCCATAAGTTTCTTCGGAGCATTTGACATAAAACTACCTTCGAAATGGGCCAATAAGATGGATGCCACAGCCGACAAGACTACCGGCCTGCTGAGCATATTCTTCATGGCATTCACCCTCACACTCGTCAGCTTTTCATGCACAGGCCCCATCATCGGCACACTGCTCGTCGAGGCGGCGAGCACAGGCGACAAATTCGGCCCTGCAATCGGCATGGCCGGCTTCGCCCTCGCCCTGGCCATACCGTTCTGCCTCTTCGCACTGTTCCCCTCGTGGCTCCAGAGCGCGCCTAAGTCGGGCAGCTGGATGAATACGGTAAAGGTAGTGCTCGGATTTCTTGAGCTTGCTCTCTCTCTCAAATTCCTCTCTGTGGCCGACCTCGCCTACGGATGGCACATACTCGACCGCGAGACATTCCTCGCCCTCTGGATAGTAATATTCGGTCTGCTCGGCGCATACCTGCTCGGCGCATTCAACTTTGCCCACTACGGCCCGGCCGACCGCTCGATAGGCACCGTGCGTTTCTTCCTTGCCGTGGCCTCGCTGTCGTTTACAGTATATCTGATTCCCGGCCTGTGGGGTGCGCCACTCAAGAGCGCAAGCGCATTTGTACCACCCCTGTATACCCAGGATTTTAACCTCTACGGCGAGAGCTTCACCGAATATTCCGACTACGACGAAGGGATGGCCGCCGCAAAGAAAGAGGGCAAACCGGTGCTGCTCGACTTCTCCGGCTACGGCTGCGTCAACTGCCGCAAGATGGAGGGAGCCGTACTCGACGAGCCTGATGTAAAGGCCATGATTGAAAACAACTTTGTGGTAATAAAACTCATGGTCGATGAAAAGCGCGAACTTCCCGAGCCGGAATACGTAGAAGAAAACGGCAAGCAGATACGCCTCGACACATACGGTGAACGATGGAGCTATCTCCAGCGCTATAAGCTCCAGGCCAACGCACAGCCTTACTACGTTATACTCAACGACCGCGGCGAGCTCCTGTCAGGACCCTATGCCTACGACGAAAGCATTCCGCGCTTCACCCGCTTCCTTGAAAAAGGCATCAAGGCGGCGGAATAA
- a CDS encoding RluA family pseudouridine synthase translates to MPRISPVTNRPGAQKAPFRPDVIETYVPQQDTTLLAFLIESMPGRKRTTVKELLKYNQVAVNGMPVTQHDTPLTPDDTVKVNLTREFKVFHHRRVKLVYEDADLLVIEKGYGLLSMGNDKVSDGTAYTIMRDWVKWENPRNKLFIVHRLDRDTSGLMMMAKNENAKEAMQHNWNNMVISRKYVCVVEGYVEKDEGEIRSYLAENSKHEVYSAKNPDEGKLAVTRYKVVKRGLGHTMVEVSLETGRKNQIRVHMKELGHPIAGDRRYGAKASIIHRLALHAQTLRFVHPVTRRDMNFDTPVPGSFWKLVGGK, encoded by the coding sequence ATGCCACGTATATCGCCTGTCACCAACCGTCCCGGCGCACAAAAAGCGCCTTTTCGCCCTGATGTAATAGAGACTTATGTCCCTCAGCAGGACACGACCTTGCTGGCGTTTCTTATCGAGTCGATGCCCGGACGTAAAAGGACTACTGTAAAGGAACTGCTAAAATACAATCAGGTGGCTGTCAACGGCATGCCTGTCACTCAGCACGACACTCCGCTCACCCCCGACGATACGGTAAAGGTGAATCTTACGCGAGAGTTCAAGGTGTTTCACCACCGCAGGGTGAAGCTCGTCTACGAAGATGCCGACCTGCTGGTAATCGAGAAGGGCTACGGGCTGCTGTCGATGGGCAATGACAAGGTGTCGGACGGTACTGCCTATACGATAATGCGCGACTGGGTGAAATGGGAGAATCCCAGGAACAAGCTCTTTATCGTGCATCGCCTTGACCGTGACACATCGGGTCTTATGATGATGGCCAAGAACGAGAATGCCAAGGAGGCCATGCAGCACAACTGGAACAATATGGTGATTTCACGCAAGTATGTGTGTGTGGTAGAGGGATATGTCGAAAAAGACGAGGGCGAGATACGCAGCTATCTCGCTGAAAACAGCAAGCATGAGGTGTACTCTGCCAAAAATCCCGATGAGGGCAAGCTCGCCGTCACACGTTACAAGGTGGTAAAGCGCGGTCTCGGACATACGATGGTTGAGGTGTCGCTTGAGACAGGCCGCAAGAATCAGATACGCGTGCATATGAAAGAGCTTGGCCATCCTATAGCAGGCGACCGTCGATATGGAGCGAAGGCGTCGATAATCCATCGTCTGGCCCTGCACGCACAGACTCTTAGATTTGTGCATCCGGTCACTCGTCGCGATATGAATTTCGACACGCCTGTCCCCGGTTCTTTCTGGAAACTCGTGGGCGGCAAATAA
- the topA gene encoding type I DNA topoisomerase, which yields MPKNLVIVESPAKAKTIEKFLGNDYKVMSSYGHIRDLNKKKFGIDIDNGFAPVYEIPDDKKQLVDDLRKAVKAADVVWLASDEDREGEAIAWHLCEVLGLDPATTRRIVFHEITKKAIEEAIKHPRAIDLNRVDAQQARRVLDRIVGFELSPVLWKKIKPALSAGRVQSVAVRLIVERELEIKNFKAEPYYRVNGEFITLGGAPLAAQLERRLPDSASAEALLEACRDARFTITDVITKPVTKSPAPPFTTSTLQQEAARKLGMTVSQTMMVAQKLYEAGHITYMRTDSLNLSTLAVNAISEEVTRRLGDEYLKVRRYHTNSKGAQEAHEAIRPTDVHVAEIEGTLQERRLYSLIWKRTIASQMADARIDRTTVDISPSTCADHFTASGEVIRFDGFLRVYIEGRDDDSADGGGESRLPAMKSGDTVDMRSIVATERFTQHPPRYTEASLVKKMEELGIGRPSTYAPTISTIQAREYVEKGEKEGVERVYEVLSLDSEGKIARSTRSEMTGSEKGKLVPTDIGMVVNEFLIKYFPSILDYDFTARMEEKFDDIAEGQLKWNSEIGDFYKVFHPDVEQANNMRLEHRVGERLLGTDPATGKPVSVKIGRFGPLVQIGGADGDDDKPQFASLLKGQSLSTLTLEEALKLFEFPRTLGEFEGKTVTVAIGRFGPYVRHDGKFVSIPKGLAPAAITLPEAEELIVAKRDSESKKVIKTFEGEGDMQILNGRYGVYFTYNKNNYKLPRGLEHPENLTREELLKMAEEQDAKPKKTTSRRTSSRKK from the coding sequence ATGCCTAAGAATTTAGTAATAGTCGAATCGCCCGCAAAGGCCAAAACCATAGAGAAGTTTTTGGGAAATGACTACAAGGTAATGTCGTCATACGGCCATATCCGTGACCTCAACAAGAAGAAGTTCGGCATAGACATCGACAATGGTTTTGCGCCTGTCTATGAGATACCCGACGATAAGAAGCAGCTGGTTGATGACCTTCGCAAGGCTGTCAAGGCTGCCGACGTCGTATGGCTGGCATCTGATGAGGACCGCGAGGGTGAGGCTATAGCATGGCATCTGTGCGAGGTGCTTGGTCTTGACCCGGCCACCACGCGGCGTATCGTATTCCATGAAATTACCAAAAAGGCCATAGAGGAGGCTATAAAACATCCTCGCGCTATCGATCTCAACCGTGTCGACGCCCAGCAGGCCCGGCGTGTGCTTGACCGTATAGTGGGCTTCGAGCTTTCTCCGGTGTTGTGGAAGAAAATCAAACCGGCATTATCGGCCGGACGTGTACAGTCGGTGGCTGTAAGGCTTATTGTGGAGCGTGAGCTTGAAATCAAAAATTTCAAGGCCGAGCCCTACTATCGTGTCAATGGCGAGTTTATCACCTTGGGTGGCGCGCCTTTGGCCGCCCAGCTTGAACGCCGTCTGCCCGACAGCGCGAGCGCCGAGGCTTTGCTTGAGGCTTGCCGCGATGCACGGTTTACCATTACCGATGTCATTACAAAGCCTGTCACAAAATCGCCGGCGCCTCCGTTTACCACCTCGACACTTCAGCAGGAGGCCGCACGCAAACTCGGAATGACTGTGTCGCAGACGATGATGGTGGCCCAGAAGTTGTATGAGGCCGGACACATTACTTATATGCGTACCGACTCTCTCAATCTGTCGACTCTTGCGGTCAACGCTATCTCGGAGGAGGTGACACGACGCCTTGGCGACGAGTATCTAAAAGTGCGCCGTTATCATACTAATTCCAAAGGTGCCCAGGAGGCCCACGAGGCTATACGTCCTACTGATGTACATGTGGCCGAAATTGAAGGAACGTTGCAGGAGAGACGCCTGTATTCCCTTATCTGGAAGCGTACCATCGCTTCGCAGATGGCCGATGCGCGTATCGACCGTACTACTGTAGATATCTCTCCCTCGACATGCGCCGACCATTTTACGGCCAGTGGCGAGGTGATACGTTTCGACGGCTTCCTGCGTGTATATATCGAGGGCCGCGACGATGACAGTGCCGACGGCGGCGGCGAGTCGCGTCTGCCGGCCATGAAGAGCGGCGACACTGTCGACATGCGCTCGATTGTAGCCACCGAACGCTTTACGCAACATCCTCCGCGATACACCGAGGCTTCGCTTGTGAAGAAGATGGAGGAGCTGGGTATCGGACGTCCGTCTACATATGCCCCCACAATATCCACCATCCAGGCCCGTGAATATGTGGAGAAGGGCGAGAAAGAGGGTGTGGAGCGCGTCTACGAGGTGCTTTCGCTTGACTCGGAGGGCAAGATTGCGCGTTCGACACGTTCGGAGATGACCGGTTCGGAGAAGGGCAAGCTCGTACCTACCGACATAGGTATGGTTGTCAACGAATTCCTCATAAAATATTTCCCCTCTATTCTCGACTATGATTTCACTGCCCGCATGGAGGAGAAGTTCGACGATATAGCCGAAGGCCAGCTTAAGTGGAACAGCGAGATAGGCGATTTCTACAAGGTATTTCATCCCGATGTGGAGCAGGCCAACAACATGCGTCTCGAACACCGTGTGGGAGAGCGTCTGCTTGGCACCGACCCTGCCACAGGAAAGCCTGTGAGTGTGAAAATAGGACGTTTCGGCCCGCTTGTGCAGATAGGCGGCGCGGATGGCGATGACGACAAGCCTCAGTTTGCGTCGCTGCTCAAGGGGCAGTCGCTGAGCACGCTTACTCTGGAGGAAGCCCTGAAACTGTTTGAATTCCCGCGCACGCTCGGCGAGTTTGAGGGGAAGACGGTCACTGTGGCCATCGGCCGTTTTGGCCCGTATGTGCGTCACGACGGTAAGTTCGTGTCCATACCCAAGGGGCTTGCCCCTGCTGCAATCACCCTGCCGGAAGCCGAAGAACTCATAGTAGCCAAGCGCGACAGCGAGAGCAAGAAGGTAATCAAGACATTTGAGGGTGAGGGCGACATGCAGATACTCAACGGCCGTTATGGCGTTTACTTCACATACAATAAAAACAACTATAAACTGCCGCGCGGACTTGAGCATCCCGAGAATCTTACACGCGAAGAGTTGCTGAAAATGGCCGAGGAGCAGGATGCAAAGCCCAAAAAGACCACCTCGCGCCGCACATCCTCACGTAAAAAATAA
- a CDS encoding MFS transporter, with the protein MNKRGLFALALGTFALGITEYLTMGILGMLAADMDVSISGAGAFISAYAGGVCVGAPALLFARKMALKKLMLLLAAVIMVGNLLAAVAPGFWTFCAARFISGLPHGAYFGVGAIVARKLASPSKAASAVAIMIGGMTVATLVGVPAGTLISNVASWRLAYVVVGLSAAATFMAIRYWVPAVPGLEDMGFKGQFRFMRTLPPWLIFGGVLLGQIGIYSWYSFIDPQLTIVAGFSRDSMSWLMVLAGFGMFAGNLVAGRLGDRFKPAAVAASVQASAIPVLVLFFYLGHYKLAAVLLMVLGTAALFGSGSPLQSDIVGYARGGEMLGAACIQIAYNAGNAIAAWFGGKVINYTDSYMAPAVVGLPLVAVGALMLMYLYYHYERRNGVPQAR; encoded by the coding sequence ATGAATAAAAGAGGATTGTTTGCTTTGGCGCTTGGAACGTTTGCGCTTGGAATCACTGAATATCTTACTATGGGTATTCTTGGTATGCTTGCCGCCGATATGGATGTCAGCATATCCGGCGCCGGCGCCTTCATCTCGGCTTACGCCGGGGGAGTGTGTGTGGGCGCTCCTGCTCTGCTGTTTGCGAGAAAGATGGCTTTGAAGAAACTCATGCTGCTGCTTGCGGCTGTCATAATGGTGGGCAATCTGCTCGCTGCTGTAGCACCCGGTTTCTGGACATTCTGTGCGGCGAGATTCATATCCGGTCTGCCCCACGGCGCGTATTTCGGAGTCGGGGCGATAGTGGCCCGCAAACTTGCGTCGCCGTCAAAGGCCGCCAGCGCTGTGGCCATAATGATTGGAGGCATGACTGTGGCCACTCTTGTCGGTGTCCCCGCCGGTACGCTCATATCCAATGTCGCCTCGTGGCGTCTGGCCTATGTTGTGGTAGGATTGAGTGCCGCGGCTACTTTCATGGCTATACGGTACTGGGTGCCTGCCGTGCCTGGGCTTGAGGATATGGGATTCAAAGGTCAGTTCCGGTTTATGCGCACTCTGCCGCCATGGCTTATTTTCGGAGGAGTGCTGTTGGGCCAGATCGGCATCTACAGCTGGTACAGCTTCATTGACCCGCAGCTGACGATTGTGGCCGGATTTTCACGCGACTCGATGTCGTGGCTGATGGTCCTTGCCGGATTCGGCATGTTTGCCGGCAATCTTGTAGCCGGACGTCTTGGCGACCGATTCAAGCCGGCAGCCGTGGCCGCGAGTGTACAGGCGTCGGCCATACCGGTGCTTGTGCTGTTTTTCTATTTGGGCCATTACAAGCTCGCCGCCGTATTGCTTATGGTGCTCGGCACCGCTGCGCTGTTCGGGTCGGGCAGTCCGCTCCAGAGCGATATCGTGGGTTATGCCCGCGGAGGCGAGATGCTCGGGGCGGCATGCATACAGATTGCTTACAATGCGGGCAATGCGATTGCCGCATGGTTTGGAGGGAAGGTCATCAACTATACCGACAGCTACATGGCGCCTGCTGTGGTAGGGCTGCCGCTGGTGGCCGTCGGAGCTCTGATGCTGATGTACCTTTATTATCATTACGAGCGGCGCAACGGTGTGCCACAGGCCCGCTGA